The DNA region ACGTGGCCGCTGTACGGGTCGCTGATCACCAGCATGTTCCACATCGCGACACTCGTCGACGACGTGACCACCGCGCAGGAGGTGCGGGAGGCCGACTGACCCCGGGCGGTCGGATCGGGGCGCCCGGATCACAGGTGCACGTCGTTGTACGCGCGTTCGTCCTCGATGGGCTCGAGATGGGTGGTGATGTGCGAGTTCGGCAGGGCCGCGTGGATCTCCTGCTCCACGGCCTCCACCAGATCGTGCCCGCGTTCGACGCTCCACTGCCCGGGCACGAGCGCGTGGAACTCCACGAAACGCCACTTGCCCGACTCCCTGGTCCGCAGCTCGTGGAAGTCGACCCGGCCGGGTTCGCGGTGACGGTCGAGCACCTCCTCGATCACCCGGTTGTCCTGGTCGGGAAGCGTGGCGTCCATCAACCCCATGCCCGATTCATGCACCAGTCGGTAGCCGATGAACAGGATGTTCAGGCCCACGCCGATCGCGACTAGGGGGTCGAGCACGTCCCAGCCGGTGGCCCAGGCCAGGGCCAGTCCGGCGACGACCCCGACCGAGGTGACGACGTCGGTGATGAGGTGCTTGCCGTCGGCCTTGAGAGTGGGAGACCTGTGGCGGGTCCCGGCCCGCACGAGCGCCACACCCACCACGCCGTTGATCACGGCGGCGACGACCGAGATGGCGAGGCCCAGACCAAGCGCCTCCAGAGGTTCGGGGTTGATCAGCCGCTCGACGCTGACCACGAGGATGAACGCCGCCGCGACGAAGATCATGGCGCCCTCGACACCTGCGGAGAAGTACTCGGCCTTGGAGTGGCCGTACTGGTGGTCGTCGTCGGCCGGGCGCTCCGCGACGGTGATGGCACCGAGAGCGATGACCGCCGCCACGAGGTTGACCACCGACTCCGCGGCGTCGGACAACAGGCCGACCGATCCGGTGACCCACCAGGCCCCGATCTTGAGCAGGATGGTCACGATCGCCGTGGCCACGGACAGCCACGCGAACTTCTTCAGAGTCGACACGTCGCAGTAGCGTAGTCCGCCACCGGCTGGCCCCCCTGCCGTCGTCCCGAAGTCGGTAGTGTCGGTGACATGCATGTGGGACTGATCTGGCTCGGCGCAGCGGTGCTGCTCGCCGCCGGAGAAGCAGCAGGGGGCGAGCTGTTCATGCTCATGCTCGCCGCCGGCGCCCTCGGCGGTTCGGCCGCCGCGTTCCTGGGCGCACCGATCTGGGGTCAGGCCCTGGCGTTCGCTCTCGTGTCCGTGATCCTCGTCGTGGGGGTCCGCCCCATCGTCCGTCGGCGGCTGCTCGCAGCGTTGCCCGAGCACGACACCAACACCGCCGCGCTCACCGGGCGGGGCGGCACGGTGGTCGAGGCGATCGGCGCGAAGGGTGGCCTGGTCGAGATCGCGGGTGACACCTGGACCGCGCGGCCGCTCATCGAGGGCGAGACGTTCGAGGCGGGCGACAAGGTCCTCGTGCACCAGATAGAGGGCGCCACGGCCATCGTCATGCGTGGCATCTAGAACGCGCTGGTCGGTTCACAGCGGCCTCGCACGAGACAACCGGAGGAAACCATGGGCGGATTAGTCTTCCTTGCCGTCATCGTCATCCTGATCGCCTCGGTGGTGGCGAGCTCGGTGAAGCTCATCCCCCAGGCGGAGGCCGCGGTGATCGAGCGGCTCGGCCGCTACCAGCGCACGGTGAGCGGGCAGCTCGCCCTGATCATCCCCTTCATCGACCGCGTACGCGCGAAGGTCGACCTGCGTGAGCGCGTCGTCACCTTCCCGCCGCAGTCGATGATCACCGAGGACAACCTCACGCTGAGCATCGACACCGTCGTCTACTTCCAGGTCACCGATCCCAAGTCGGCCGTGTACGAGATCAACAACTACATCGTGGCCGTCGAGCAGCTGGCGACCACCACCCTGCGCAACGTGGTCGGCGGGCTCACCCTCGAGCAGACCCTCACCAGCCGCGACATGATCAACAAGCAACTGCGCGGGGTCCTCGACTCCGAGACCGGCCGCTGGGGCCTGCGCGTCGCCCGCGTCGAGCTGCGCTCGATCGATCCGCCGCCCTCCATCCAGGAGTCCATGGAGAAGCAGATGAAGGCGGACCGCGAGAAGCGCGCGATCATCCTCACCGCGGAGGGCCAGCGCGAAGCCGCCATCACCACCGCCCAGGGTGCCAAGCAGGCCGCCATCCTCGATGCCGAGGGCAACAAGCAGGCCTCGATCCTCAACGCCGAGGCCGAGCGTCAGTCCCGCATGCTCCGCGCCCAGGGTGAGCGGGCCGCGCGCTACCTCGTCGCAGAAGGCCAGGCGGCCGCGATCGCGCGCGTCAACGCGTCCATCAAGGCCTCCAGGCCGACGCCGGAGATGCTCGCCTACCAGTACGTCCAGAACCTGCCCGAGATGGCCAAGGGTGACGCCGCCACCATGTGGATGATCCCCTCACAGTTCGGGGATTCGCTCGAGAACTTCGCCAAGGCCGTCGCCAAGAAGGACGACGACGGGGTGTTCCGGTACGAGCCCGCCGAGAATGATTCCGACGCGGAACTTCCCTCCGCCCCCGATCACTGGTTCGACACCTCCACCGACCCGGAGATCGCCCGGTCCGTGGCCGCGGCCGAGGCGGCAGCGCAGGGCGCGTCCTCGATCTCGGATGAGGAACCCCGCAAGGCCAAGCCGAAGCCGGGGGTGTTCGACATGGTGCCGGAGTCGGAGGGCGGCGTGGCCCCCGACACCACCTCGACGGAGGCACCGGGTCCGGGTACCCCCGCGCTCGGTGGGCCCCAGGCCCCGGCACCCGGACAGCCGACAGGTTTCGACCGGCCCGCTGACCAGCGCGCGGGCCACGATGCCTACCCCCTCGAGGGCGACGATCAGCCCCTTCGGTAACCCCGAATCGGTGGCGTGCGGTGTCGTCACCTCCGCCGATCGCCGTAACATGTGGGCGTGACCCGTAACAGCGGCCGAGGTGACGACCGCACGCCCGACGCCGAGGACGTGCGGCTGATCGAGACGGCGTCCGCGGTCTTCGCCGAGCGCGGCATCAAGGGCACGAGCACCGACGACATCGCCCGTGCCGCCGGGGTCACCCGCGTGACCCTCTATCGCCGACTGGGGCCGCGCGACAGCATCCTGCGGGCGATCTACGCGCACGAGGCGCAGCGTCTGATGATGACCGTGAACTCGCGTTACACACCGTTCGAATCCCTGCAGTGGGACCCGGTGCGGCACATCGAGGACCTCCTCGTGGGCACCGTGTTCGACATCCGGCAGAACGAGTTGCTGCGTCGGCTCATCGAGGTCGACAAGGTCGAGGCGATGGCGCTGCTCGCGGGCCAGTCCGACACGGTCCTGGATCCGATCACCGAGATGGTCGCGCACTTCGTCCGCAACACGTGGAACGCGGACGTGCACACACGGCAGATGGACGACGAGGAGTGCGAGCAGCTGTCCCGTGAGGTCGCCGGCGTCGTGGGGCGATTCCTGCACTCACTGGTCGTGATGCCGGACGGCCCACCCGCGGTCGACACGGAGGAGCAGATCCGGGCGCTGGCACGCCGGGTGCTCGTCCCGATGATCCTGCAGCGCTGAGCCCCCGGCGCTGAGCGCGCGCCCGCCCTACAGCTCTGCCGGGAGTTCCTCTGCGCCCAGTTCGTGGGCCAGCGCGTCCGCGAGGACCGGATGTCGGAAGTGGTGGCCGACACCGGTGAGCGCCCGGGGCAGGATCCGCTGATCCGCCAGGGCGAGCTCATCTGAGCCCCTCCCGCCCAGTAGGAGCGCAGGGGCCCACCCGGGGACGGGCACGATGGTCGGACGATGTAGGACCGACCCGAGCACGCGGGTGAACTCCGAGTTGGACACCGGGCCCGGGGCGACGGCGTTGACCGGCCCCGACATCTCGGGGTCGACGATCGCGCGCAGGTAGATGTCGGTGAGGTCGTCGAGCGAGATCCAGGACATCCACTGCCGACCCGACCCGAGTCGACCGCCGAGACCCGACCGGGTGATCGCGGCCAGCGGCGGGAGCATCCCGCCCGCACCGGACAGCACGATGCCGGTGCGGACGTTCACCACCCTGGCACCGGCGAGCCGGGCGGGCTCACAGGCGCGTTCCCAGTCGATGACGATGTCGGCGACCGGCCCGGTGCCGGGATCGGAGTCCTCGACCAGCCGCTCACCGGCCCGGTCGGCGCCGTAGTAACCGATCGCGGAGGCGGACACGAGGGTGGTGGCCCCGCCACGGGCGGCGACCAGTTCGGCGAGGCGGCGGGTGGGGCCCACCCGACTGTCACGGACGAGCGCGAGGTGCCGGTCGGTGAAGCGACCCGCTATGGGAGCCCCGGCGAGGTGCACCAGGACGTCGACGTCGTCGAGGAGGTCAGCCGCCGGCTCCGAGGTGTCCCAGTGCCGCTCATCCGCTCCCCGGGGTTCGCCGCGGACGAGGGTGATGACCCGGTGTCCGGCGACCCCGAGCAGGGCGGCGAGTGCGGTGCCCACGAGTCCGGACGCGCCGCTGATGGCGACGGTCAGTGTCCGGCTGCCGTACCGGGTGAGACTGTCGAGGTCGGCGGCCATCTGCCGGTAGCGATAGGCGAACACCGGGGAGAGCATCCTGCCGGGCACCCGGGCGTCGACCCTGTCCCCGATTCGGGCGTCGCCGTCCGGTGTGGCCGTCACCGTGTGGGTGTGGACCCACCCGGTCGCCGCGGCGTACGGCTGCGAGACGCAGCGGTCGACGAACCGCTCCCCCTCGACGAAGCCCGCGGCGTCGTGCTGCGCGTGCCAGCGGGGACCGAACCGCACCCCGAGCGGGCCCGGCAGCGCGGTCCTCGGCTCGAGGACCGCCACGCCATCCCGCAGGGAGTCGGCCTGCTCGACCGGTCGCAGCGGCATGAACGGCGGCGAGAGCCGGAGGAACGCTCCCGGCGAGGAGAAGTACCGCCACGCCTCGCCGGGGCTGACGGGGATCGTGCAGGTGAGATCGATACTCATCGGGGATGCACCGGGCCGCAGCTCATCAGGGCAGCAGGCAGAGCGGCGTCACGTCGCCGCGCCCGCCCGCCATCGGAACGGTGAGGAAGGCGCACGACCACCAGCCGCGGTTCTCGATCACGCCGCGCACGGTGGACCACTGCTCCGCGCTGAGCGCGGGCTGCCGGCTGAGCACGAACCCGGATGACCGGGTGGGATCACCCACGATGGCGAGCGAGTAGTCGTCGGCGAGGTAGGTGATCCGGTAGTTGACGGGACCGTTCTCGTCCTGGAACGGCACCATCGGGAAGTTCACGCGCAGCGATGCGTTGGTGGCGGTGTCCCGCACCTTCGCCTCTCCCTCGATCACCGAGTCCGAGCTGATGGCGGAGCCGCAGGTGTTGCGCACCGAGACGGTACCGGGGGCGGTGACCGCGTACTCGGCCTTGGTGTCGTTGGTGCACTGCAGCGTGTAGGGCTGCGGGAGGGCGGCGACCTGGTACCACTCGCCCTTGTACCGCTCGAGGTCGACGGACTCGACCTGGGTGAGCTCGGGACCCCCGAGGGAGCCGATGGCGACGCCGTCCGGCAGGAGCTGCGAGGAGCCACCACCGAGGCGACCGCCATCGGTGACGTCCTGTGCGCCGGCCACCGGGGCGGCGCCCAGGCCTGCCGCGAGGAGCGGGGCGACGACCACGGCCGTCGCCAGTGCCCGCAGGCGGGAGCGGGAGCGGGCGGGTCGGAAGTTGACGGGTGTACTCATGAGCGGATCTCCTCGGTGGTGGTGTCGGGACCGTTCTGACCGGTCCCGGTGCGGCGGGCGGTGCCGTCGGATGCAGCGCGAGCGGATGCCGGGCCGTCGGATTCCGGGTCGACGGATGCCGGGTCGACGGACGCGGTGTCGGCGTCGCCGCCACGGCGGGCCTTGCCGCGCGGATCGCCCGGCCACCACACCTTGTCCCCCACGAGGGTGAACAGGGCGGGCACGACCAGGGTGCGCACGACGAAGGTGTCGAGCAACACGCCGAGGGCGACGATCACGCCGACCTGGGTGAGGACGATGAGCGGCAGGACGCCGAGCACCACGAACACCGAGGCGAGCACGATACCGGCGGAGGTGATGACGCCGCCCGTCAGAGCGACGGCGCGGACCATCGCCTCCCGTGTGGCGTGGGTGCCTGCCTCCTCCCGCGCCCGGATGGTGAGGAAGATCGAGTAGTCCACGCCCAGCGCGACCAGGAACAGGAAGCTGTAGAGCGGAACGGACACGTCCAGGCCCGGGAAGCCCAGGATCTGGGTGGTGACGAAGGTGCCGAGCCCCAGAGCGGCCAGCGACGACAGCACGGTGGCGGTCATCACCAGCAGCGGTGCGACGACCGCCCGCAGGACCAGCACCAGCACGACGAACACCACGAGCAGGATGAGCGGGGCGATCAGGGTGAGGTCGCGGAGATTGCCCTGGGAGGTGTCCACGGCCTCGGCCACCGACCCGCCGACGATCGCCTCGGAACCGGGGACCGTGTCGACGACCTCGCGCAGTGCGACGACGCTGTCCTCGGAACGATCGGTCGCGGGCGCGGCATCGAGGACCACGGTGACGCGGCTCCAGCCGGTGCCGGACTCGCCCGCCGGCTGGGCGGACACGACTCCCTCGACGTCCCGGACCGCCTCGACGACCTCACCCTCGGTGCCGGTACGGGTGAGGACCGTGACCGGATCGGTGACGCCGGCCGGGAAGTGCTGGGCGGCGGTCTCCAGTCCGGCGGCCGACTCGGACGCGGTGCGGAACTGCTCGGTCTGGCTCAGTCCGATGCGGGTTCCGATGAGTCCGAGGGACAGTACGGCCAGGAGGAGGACACAGGCGACCAGGAACGTCACGGGGCGCCTGACGACGCGCGCGGCGATGCGGCCCCACACGCCCGGCGGGATGTCCTCGTCGAAATTCTCCGGGGTCACGGGGGCGGACCCGCTCTCATGCTTGCCGGCCTTCTCGCCCGGGCGGGGGATGAACGGCCAGAACAGGCCGCGGCCACACACGGCCAGGGCCGCGGGGAGGGCCACGAGCGCGTAGACCAGTGCGACGAGCAGGCCCACGGCCGCGGAGGCACCGAGCGAGCGGTAGTTGGGCAGGGTCGCCAGCAGCAGGGTGAGCAGTGCGAGGACGACCGTGACGTTGCTGGCGATGATGGCGGGGACGGCGCCCCGGTACGCGTCGCGCAGAGCGGTCCGCCGGTCGCGAGTCTTGCGCAGTTCCTCCCGGTAGCGGGACACGAGGAGCAGGGCGTAGTTGGTGCCGGCGCCGAAGACGAGGACGGAGACGATGCCGGAGGTGGAGGCGTCGACGGTGATGTCGAGGGCCTCGCCGACCCGGGAGACCAGCAGGGCCGCGACGCGGTCCGCGACACCGATGATGATCAGCGGGACGAGCCACAGCACCGGCGAGCGGTAGGTGACGATGAGCAACACGGCGACGACCAGAGCGGTGGCCGCCAGGAGGCGGAAGTCGGCGCCCTCGAACGCGGCGGCGGTGTCGGCGGCGAACCCCGGCCCACCGGTGAGCTGGGCGTTCACACCCTCGTCGAGACCGCCCGCGACGGCGTCACGCATGTCGCCCACGAGTTCGCCGGCCTCGCCCCCCGAGAGGAGCTGGGCGTCGACGGGGACCAGCATGAGTGCGGCGGCGTCGTCCTCGGACGGGATCGGCCCCTGCGCGGGCGCGCCCACGACCTCGGACATCCGTTCGCCGGCGCCGACGGCCGCGGCGATGCCCTCGGGGCCCAGCTCACCGCCGTCCTCGCGCGTCACGACGAGGACGGCCGGGACGGACTCGGAGCCGGGGAACTCACGTTGGATCTGGGAGACGAGGGCGGCCTCGGAATCGTCCGGGAGTGTCTGCGGTCCCTCCGACGACCCCTCGGACGAGGCGAACGCGAAGACCGCGCCACTCACGAGGATGACGACCACGAGCATCAGCCACGCGGACAGCTTTCCCGTGACCAGACCCACCCAGCCGCTGGCCGACCCCGACTCGTCCGTCGACCCTGACTTCCCTACCGCCGAGCGCTCAGCCCTCATCGTTTCCCTTGTCTTCACACATCGTATTCGGAGAGGAACGCCTCGAGGATGGTGTTGACCTCATCCGGGCGTTCCATACTGGGCGAGTGTCCCGCACCGGGGATCTCGTGGTACCTCGAGCCCGCGATCAGCTCGGTGACCCGCCTGGCCTTGTCCGGAGGCGTGGCCGCGTCCTCGCTGCCCACCACGACCAGCGTCGGGGCGATGATGCGGATGGCCTCGTCCTCACACGGGTCACGGTCGGCGACCGACTCGATGGCCTTGACCAGCCCCGCACGGTCGGTGCGCTCGAGCTGGGCCATCCACTCCTGCACCCAGGGGGCGTCGAGATTGCGCTCGGCGAGCATGATGGGCGCCACCCGGGCGCGCAGGGGCTTCATCCCGGCCACGCGGTACACCTTGGACAGCGTCTTGTACTTGCTGCGGTTGGCCGGCTCCTCCGCGGTGGCCGCGGTGTCCATGAGGGTAAGGGTGTGCACGATCTCTGGGTTACGGGCCGCCAGCCGCATTCCGACGAACCCGCCCATCGACAGGCCCACGAAGTTCACCACCGGGATCTGCAGATGCCGGAGGAGTTCGGCCACGTCCACCGCGAGGGTGTCCATGTCGTAGCCGCCCATCGCCCGCGGGGAGTTGCCCTGACCGCGGAAATCGATCGTCACGCACCGGTACCTCCCCCGCAGGTGGGCGATCTGGTGCTGGAACATCCAGCCCGAGAACAGCAGCCCGTGGGCGAAGAACACCACCGGGGCGTCCTCGCGGCCCGCCGGGGCGCCGGTGTCCGTGTAGGCGATCGTCGTGTGGCCGCGCTGGAAGGTGGGCATCGTGGCGTGCTCCTGACGTGGTCCCGGCCGCCTGGAACGGCCTCTACGGTCGTACGATACGACGCCCGCCGTTCCACGAGGCGGCCTCGAGACGAACCGGCGTGCTCACTGGGGACATCCTCACCTGAGGGTGACCAGTCGGCGCGGGTGCCCGGGGCCGGCTGCACGCTCGAGGTGCTGGTGCTCGTTGACCGCGATGCACGTCATCCCGCCCCGGCCCACCACGACCCGGGCGGTCCCGGTGTTCACCGTGACGCGCTGCAGCCGGGTCCACAACCCGACGACCCCCTCCGGGTCGGCCAGCAGACCCGCGACCGCCAGGGAGATGGTGCCGGCGGAGGAGACCACGACGGTCGTCCGGCCGGTCCCGGACCTGGCGGCGGCGTCGGCCAGTGCGGAGTCGGCGTCGCGTCGGTACTCGGCGAACGCCTCGAGTCCCGCCCAGTGTCCGAGGGCGGCGTCGAGTTGCCGCTGGAACGCCTGCTTGGCCTCGTCGGAGGACCCGGCCGAGTCGAGGGTCCCGTGGTCGGCCGTCAGGCCGGCCACGCGCGCCGCCTCGAGCACCGCGTCGGCGTCATACTCGGCCCAGCGCTCGTCGACCTCCACGGCCACGTCCCGGTCGCTGTGGGCGCGCAGGCCGTCGAGCAGGCCCTCCGCGGTCTCGCGTTGCCGACGCAGGCCGCCGTGGATGATCACATCGGGGCGCAGGCCGCGGCAGGCCATGTCCTCGCCCGCCAGGCGCGCCTGCAGATGACCGGTCTCGGACAACCGGTCGTAGTCGCCGCTGCCGAACGAGGCCTGACCGTGGCGGACGAGGTGGATGGCACCCATCAGCGACCACCGCCCGACGTGCCGGTCGGTCGCCCACCGATCACGGGGAGATCGCCGATCACCGGCAGGCCTCCGAGCAGACCCGTCACCTTGCCCCGGACGTCGTGGACGCCCCCGGCGAGCAACGGGAGCACGACCCGGGGGACGCCGAGCAGTTCCGGGACCAGGTCACGCGGGGAGACCCGGGTCGGTGTGAGGCGGCCGTCGCCCGTGCGGATGATGCGCAGGCACCGTTGTTCGAGGAACGCCACTCCGGGTCGGAAGGCGCGGAACGCCGGGTTGGTGGTCTGCCCGTGGAAGTAGCGGTGGTTGATCTGCTGGGCGATCACCGCCAGACGGAACAGACCGAACACCTCGTAGAAGCGCCACTGCTCCTCGGTGATCTCCAGACCGGCCCGGCGGGCGTACCGCGCGACGACCTGCTGGCGGGTGAGCATCCCGGGCGCGTGGGTGGGCTGGCGGCGGAACGCCTTGAACAGCGGGCCGTCGTCGTCCTGCACCCAGTAGGCCAGCGCGCCGCCGAGGTCCATGAGCGGGTCGCCGACGCCTCCCATCTCCCAGTCCAGGACGCCGATGACGTGGGTGACGTCCTCGGGATCCAGCACGAGGTTGTCGAAGCGGAAGTCGTTGTGCACCAGACAGTGCCCCACGTCGTCGGGCTGATTGGCGCGGAGCCACTTCATCACCGGCGCGAAGTCGGGCACGTCCGGGGTGCGGGCGCGCCGGTAGCGAGCGGACCACCCCTCGACCTGGCGGCGCACGTACCCCTCACCGCGGTCGAGATCGCCCAGGCCCGCAGCCCCGACGTCCACCGAGTGGAGGTCGGCGAGCGCGTCGACGGCCGCCTCGGCGAGGTGCCGGGTGGTGACCCGGTCCATGAGCAGCTCGCGGGGCAGCTCCTTGCGCAGGATGGTGCCCTCCATCCGCTCCATCACGTAGAAGTCCGAGCCGATCACCGAGTGGTCGCCGCAGAACCCGACCATCCGCGGTACCAGCGGGTACACCGGCCGCAGTGCCGACTGGACGCGGTACTCGCGCTTCATGTCGTGGGCACCGCGGGCCTTGGTCCCGGCCGGCGGGCGGCGCAGGACGAGGTCCGCGCCCGGGTAGCGCAGCAGGTAGGTGAGGTTGGACGCGCCACCGGTGTACTGCCGCACCTCCGGGATGACCGGCTCGTCGTCGTCGCCGAGGTTCACGCCCGCCAGCACGGTGGGGTCGTCGGGCGCGATCGACCGCAACCACGCGGCCACCGCCTCGACGTCGAACGCGTCCTCGCTGCGCACCGCGTCTGTTCCGGGGACGCGGCGCCGCAGGGCGGCCTCGGTGTCGCGGGGGGCGTCGTCCCCGGCGGGCGCGCCGTCGCGGGCGCTCATCGGGTCGTCCCGGTCTTCTCGGTGCCACCGGTGGTGGCGGCGTCGCGGTAGGGCGCGAGCAGGGCGCGGGCGACGACGCCGAGGTGGACCTCGTCGGGACCGTCCGCCAGTCGCAGCGACCGCGCGGTGGCGTACGCCCCGGCCAGCGGGAAGTCGTCGCTCATGCCGCCGCCACCGTGGAGCTGCAGGGCCATGTCGATGACGTGCTGCGCCATCTTCGGGACGGCGGCCTTGATGGCGCTGACCTCGACGGCGGCCTGCCCCTCGGTGTCGAGTTTCCAGGCGGCGTGCTGGACCAGCAGTCGGGCCTGGTCGATCGCGATGCGCGCCTCGGCGAGACGCTCGCGGTTCCCGCCGAGGTTGACGATGGGTTTGCCGAAGGCCACGCGGCCGGAGGCGCGGCGGCAGGCCAGGTCCAGCGCCATCTCGGACAGGCCGATCAGTCGCATGCAGTGGTGGATGCGCCCGGGTCCGAGGCGTCCCTGGGCGATCTCGGCGGCCCTGCCCGGACCGGAGATGATGTTGGACACCGGCAGCCGCACGCCGTCGAGGGTCACCTCGCCGTGGCCGAGCGGTTCGTCGTAGACCCCCTGGGCGGTGAGCATGCGCTCGACGCGGACCCCGGGGGCGTCCATCGGCACCAGGACCATCGAGTGCCGCAGGTAGCGGTGGGCGTCCGGATCGGACACGCCCATGAAGATGCCCACCTCGCAGTCCGGGTGGCCGACGCCCGTGGACCACCATTTGCGGCCGTCGAGGACGACCTCGTCACCCTCGATACGGGCACTCGCGGCCATGTTCGAGGCGTCCGAGGAGGCCACATCCGGCTCGGTCATGAGGAAGGCGCTGCGGATCTTCCCGTCGAGCAGCGGGTCCAGCCACCGGTCCTTCTGCTCCTCGGAGCCGTACTTGAGCAGGACCTCCATGTTCCCGGTGTCCGGGGCGTTGCAGTTGAACACCAGCGGGGCGAGGAAGGAGCGGCCCATCTCCTCGGCGACCGGCGCGTAGTCGGTGTTGCTCAGGCCGGCGGCGCCGTGGGTGCCGTAGCGCTCTGCGTAGGGCCCCTCGTGTCCGGCCGGGAGGAAGAGGTTCCACAGTCCCTGCTCGCGGGCGCGGGCCTGGAGCTCCGGCACCCGCGGATCGACGGCCCACGGATCCTCCCCGGCCAGCCGACGACGGGCGATGTCGGCGTGGATCTCCGGCTCCACCGGGGCGATGTGGGTGTCGATGAACTCGCGGACGGCTGAGGTGAGCTCAGCGGCGCGGGGCGAGGAGGAGAAGTCCATGGGTTCATCGTGGCACAGCCGGGGGAACGGGTTCCCGTGTCGTGGCTCACGCGGTGACGGCGCCCCGGCCACCCGCCCGTCGGCTCTGGCAGGATCGCGGTCGTGACCGAGGACTCGCGTACGACTCTCGCGGACCGGCTCGACCCGGCCCGTGCCTGGTCGGCGCGTAGGACCTACCGCGCCGCCGACTTCCGCCCCGGCGACCTCGTCGCGGCCAAGGCGGGCCGCCGCATCTCGGTGGTACTGCCGGCCCGCAACGAGCAGTCGACGGTCGGGGCGATCGTCGCCGCCCTGCGTTCCGAGCTGGTGGACCGGGTCCCGCTGATCGACGAGCTCGTCGTCGTCGACTCCCACAGCACCGACGCCACCGCGCACGTGGCCCGTTCCGCCGGGGCCCGCGTCGTCGCGCAGGGCGACGTCCTGCCCGCGCTCGGCGACGTCCCCGGCAAGGGCGAAGCCCTGTGGAAGTCGTTGGCCGCCACGGACGGCGACATCGTCGCCTTCCTGGACTCC from Dietzia sp. B32 includes:
- a CDS encoding NfeD family protein, with product MHVGLIWLGAAVLLAAGEAAGGELFMLMLAAGALGGSAAAFLGAPIWGQALAFALVSVILVVGVRPIVRRRLLAALPEHDTNTAALTGRGGTVVEAIGAKGGLVEIAGDTWTARPLIEGETFEAGDKVLVHQIEGATAIVMRGI
- a CDS encoding lipocalin family protein; this encodes MRALATAVVVAPLLAAGLGAAPVAGAQDVTDGGRLGGGSSQLLPDGVAIGSLGGPELTQVESVDLERYKGEWYQVAALPQPYTLQCTNDTKAEYAVTAPGTVSVRNTCGSAISSDSVIEGEAKVRDTATNASLRVNFPMVPFQDENGPVNYRITYLADDYSLAIVGDPTRSSGFVLSRQPALSAEQWSTVRGVIENRGWWSCAFLTVPMAGGRGDVTPLCLLP
- a CDS encoding alpha/beta fold hydrolase, whose translation is MPTFQRGHTTIAYTDTGAPAGREDAPVVFFAHGLLFSGWMFQHQIAHLRGRYRCVTIDFRGQGNSPRAMGGYDMDTLAVDVAELLRHLQIPVVNFVGLSMGGFVGMRLAARNPEIVHTLTLMDTAATAEEPANRSKYKTLSKVYRVAGMKPLRARVAPIMLAERNLDAPWVQEWMAQLERTDRAGLVKAIESVADRDPCEDEAIRIIAPTLVVVGSEDAATPPDKARRVTELIAGSRYHEIPGAGHSPSMERPDEVNTILEAFLSEYDV
- a CDS encoding TetR/AcrR family transcriptional regulator, with amino-acid sequence MTRNSGRGDDRTPDAEDVRLIETASAVFAERGIKGTSTDDIARAAGVTRVTLYRRLGPRDSILRAIYAHEAQRLMMTVNSRYTPFESLQWDPVRHIEDLLVGTVFDIRQNELLRRLIEVDKVEAMALLAGQSDTVLDPITEMVAHFVRNTWNADVHTRQMDDEECEQLSREVAGVVGRFLHSLVVMPDGPPAVDTEEQIRALARRVLVPMILQR
- a CDS encoding cation diffusion facilitator family transporter, translated to MSTLKKFAWLSVATAIVTILLKIGAWWVTGSVGLLSDAAESVVNLVAAVIALGAITVAERPADDDHQYGHSKAEYFSAGVEGAMIFVAAAFILVVSVERLINPEPLEALGLGLAISVVAAVINGVVGVALVRAGTRHRSPTLKADGKHLITDVVTSVGVVAGLALAWATGWDVLDPLVAIGVGLNILFIGYRLVHESGMGLMDATLPDQDNRVIEEVLDRHREPGRVDFHELRTRESGKWRFVEFHALVPGQWSVERGHDLVEAVEQEIHAALPNSHITTHLEPIEDERAYNDVHL
- a CDS encoding TIGR01777 family oxidoreductase — translated: MSIDLTCTIPVSPGEAWRYFSSPGAFLRLSPPFMPLRPVEQADSLRDGVAVLEPRTALPGPLGVRFGPRWHAQHDAAGFVEGERFVDRCVSQPYAAATGWVHTHTVTATPDGDARIGDRVDARVPGRMLSPVFAYRYRQMAADLDSLTRYGSRTLTVAISGASGLVGTALAALLGVAGHRVITLVRGEPRGADERHWDTSEPAADLLDDVDVLVHLAGAPIAGRFTDRHLALVRDSRVGPTRRLAELVAARGGATTLVSASAIGYYGADRAGERLVEDSDPGTGPVADIVIDWERACEPARLAGARVVNVRTGIVLSGAGGMLPPLAAITRSGLGGRLGSGRQWMSWISLDDLTDIYLRAIVDPEMSGPVNAVAPGPVSNSEFTRVLGSVLHRPTIVPVPGWAPALLLGGRGSDELALADQRILPRALTGVGHHFRHPVLADALAHELGAEELPAEL
- a CDS encoding MMPL family transporter — its product is MLVVVILVSGAVFAFASSEGSSEGPQTLPDDSEAALVSQIQREFPGSESVPAVLVVTREDGGELGPEGIAAAVGAGERMSEVVGAPAQGPIPSEDDAAALMLVPVDAQLLSGGEAGELVGDMRDAVAGGLDEGVNAQLTGGPGFAADTAAAFEGADFRLLAATALVVAVLLIVTYRSPVLWLVPLIIIGVADRVAALLVSRVGEALDITVDASTSGIVSVLVFGAGTNYALLLVSRYREELRKTRDRRTALRDAYRGAVPAIIASNVTVVLALLTLLLATLPNYRSLGASAAVGLLVALVYALVALPAALAVCGRGLFWPFIPRPGEKAGKHESGSAPVTPENFDEDIPPGVWGRIAARVVRRPVTFLVACVLLLAVLSLGLIGTRIGLSQTEQFRTASESAAGLETAAQHFPAGVTDPVTVLTRTGTEGEVVEAVRDVEGVVSAQPAGESGTGWSRVTVVLDAAPATDRSEDSVVALREVVDTVPGSEAIVGGSVAEAVDTSQGNLRDLTLIAPLILLVVFVVLVLVLRAVVAPLLVMTATVLSSLAALGLGTFVTTQILGFPGLDVSVPLYSFLFLVALGVDYSIFLTIRAREEAGTHATREAMVRAVALTGGVITSAGIVLASVFVVLGVLPLIVLTQVGVIVALGVLLDTFVVRTLVVPALFTLVGDKVWWPGDPRGKARRGGDADTASVDPASVDPESDGPASARAASDGTARRTGTGQNGPDTTTEEIRS
- a CDS encoding SPFH domain-containing protein, whose protein sequence is MGGLVFLAVIVILIASVVASSVKLIPQAEAAVIERLGRYQRTVSGQLALIIPFIDRVRAKVDLRERVVTFPPQSMITEDNLTLSIDTVVYFQVTDPKSAVYEINNYIVAVEQLATTTLRNVVGGLTLEQTLTSRDMINKQLRGVLDSETGRWGLRVARVELRSIDPPPSIQESMEKQMKADREKRAIILTAEGQREAAITTAQGAKQAAILDAEGNKQASILNAEAERQSRMLRAQGERAARYLVAEGQAAAIARVNASIKASRPTPEMLAYQYVQNLPEMAKGDAATMWMIPSQFGDSLENFAKAVAKKDDDGVFRYEPAENDSDAELPSAPDHWFDTSTDPEIARSVAAAEAAAQGASSISDEEPRKAKPKPGVFDMVPESEGGVAPDTTSTEAPGPGTPALGGPQAPAPGQPTGFDRPADQRAGHDAYPLEGDDQPLR